A single genomic interval of Agrobacterium larrymoorei harbors:
- a CDS encoding sigma-70 family RNA polymerase sigma factor — protein MQSNDIEVLINRVAMGDRAAFVALYQATSPKLMGVCLRILKNRSDAEEALQEIYIKIWQRAKTFATGHSGPFAWLATIARNHAIDTIRARKPVSDDLDAAYDLADDTTPNPEQRMGIVDEGRRIDRCMAELDPAHASAVRRAYVEGLSYTELADDLRVPLNTVRTWLRRSLLKLKECIQR, from the coding sequence ATGCAAAGCAACGACATCGAAGTTTTGATCAATCGTGTCGCGATGGGAGACCGCGCCGCCTTTGTCGCACTTTACCAGGCGACTAGCCCAAAATTGATGGGCGTATGTTTGCGCATCCTTAAAAATCGCAGCGATGCTGAAGAGGCGCTGCAAGAAATATACATCAAGATCTGGCAACGTGCGAAAACCTTCGCGACCGGACATAGCGGTCCGTTTGCGTGGCTTGCGACAATCGCGCGCAACCACGCGATCGATACGATCCGCGCCCGCAAACCAGTTTCCGATGATCTCGACGCAGCATATGATCTTGCGGATGACACAACCCCGAACCCAGAGCAGCGCATGGGCATCGTCGATGAGGGCCGCAGGATCGACAGATGCATGGCAGAGCTCGATCCGGCACATGCCAGCGCAGTTCGTCGCGCCTATGTCGAGGGCCTGAGCTACACCGAACTTGCAGACGACCTGCGGGTCCCGCTGAATACGGTGCGCACCTGGCTGCGCCGTAGTCTCCTCAAGCTTAAGGAGTGCATCCAGCGATGA
- a CDS encoding anti-sigma factor has translation MTRDPGSSEHSKDEILAGEYVLGVLSIEGRRMVERRMAGDEAFSQIVARWQADMESFNQDYDEVTPRAAVLEQLEQRLFAAPQTNKVNVSLWNSMAFWRWLSLGTSVAAAAALIYASGIASPPSRDGKLVAELSAPSNSVNMLASYDAESGRMRIVPVAAGRAQEKSLELWLVPGQGDPFSLGILPADTGGELVIPSDMRDRLSGGATLAVSLEPFGGSPTGKPTGAIVASGTARSL, from the coding sequence ATGACGCGTGATCCTGGCTCAAGCGAGCACTCTAAAGATGAAATCCTGGCAGGCGAATATGTCTTGGGTGTTCTGTCCATCGAAGGAAGAAGGATGGTCGAGCGCCGCATGGCCGGCGATGAGGCGTTTTCGCAAATCGTTGCGCGCTGGCAGGCCGACATGGAGTCCTTCAATCAGGACTACGACGAAGTAACGCCTCGCGCCGCCGTGCTGGAACAGCTTGAACAGCGTCTCTTCGCAGCACCGCAGACGAATAAGGTGAACGTCAGCCTTTGGAATTCAATGGCTTTCTGGCGTTGGCTTTCACTCGGCACCTCCGTAGCCGCTGCTGCCGCCCTGATCTACGCGTCGGGTATCGCGTCGCCACCTTCTCGGGATGGTAAGCTGGTTGCGGAACTCTCGGCACCCAGTAATTCCGTCAACATGCTGGCGTCCTACGATGCTGAAAGCGGGCGAATGCGCATCGTACCTGTCGCGGCAGGGCGCGCGCAGGAGAAATCGCTGGAGCTCTGGCTTGTCCCTGGGCAAGGGGATCCCTTCTCGCTCGGCATATTGCCGGCAGATACGGGCGGAGAACTGGTCATTCCATCGGACATGCGTGATCGTCTGAGCGGGGGCGCAACGCTTGCAGTATCGCTGGAACCGTTCGGCGGCTCGCCCACAGGCAAGCCGACCGGAGCGATCGTGGCGAGCGGCACGGCAAGAAGCCTCTGA
- a CDS encoding DoxX family protein: MAAYLRTEACRRKCATGLACLYGFVGTMHLLWPTPFLKITPDWVPSPHLVILLTGLCEVAGAVGIVTARLQRAAGIGLALYAVCVFPANIKHAIDALSGDPSVWEWIYHLLRLPLQPVLIWLPLFAGRVVRWPQQAR, encoded by the coding sequence GTGGCTGCCTATCTGAGGACGGAAGCTTGCCGGCGCAAATGCGCGACAGGGCTCGCCTGCCTGTATGGCTTCGTCGGCACGATGCACCTTCTGTGGCCGACGCCATTTCTGAAAATCACGCCGGATTGGGTTCCGTCGCCGCATTTGGTGATTTTGCTGACAGGTCTCTGCGAAGTCGCTGGTGCGGTGGGGATCGTAACCGCACGACTTCAGCGGGCCGCAGGCATTGGTCTGGCGCTTTATGCGGTCTGTGTTTTTCCGGCGAATATCAAACACGCGATCGATGCGCTTTCTGGTGACCCGTCGGTGTGGGAGTGGATCTACCACCTTTTGCGCCTACCCCTCCAGCCCGTCCTGATATGGTTGCCTTTGTTTGCTGGCCGCGTGGTGAGGTGGCCACAGCAAGCGAGATGA
- a CDS encoding fasciclin domain-containing protein: MFKLAIRFAACATAIAIAAGSAYAANPKVGGAAMYEDKNIVENAMNSKDHTTLVAAVKAAGLVETLQGKGPFTVFAPTNEAFAALPKGTVDTLLKPENKAQLTKVLTCHVVAANAMSTAIEKMIKDDKGTHDVKTVGGCVLKAKESMGKITLTDENGNVAHVTIADVKQSNGVIHVIDKVLLPKM; encoded by the coding sequence ATGTTCAAGCTCGCAATCCGTTTCGCAGCCTGCGCCACCGCAATCGCGATCGCTGCTGGCAGCGCGTACGCAGCCAATCCAAAGGTCGGCGGCGCCGCGATGTACGAAGACAAGAACATCGTGGAAAACGCGATGAACTCGAAGGACCACACGACGCTTGTGGCCGCCGTCAAGGCAGCCGGCCTGGTCGAGACGCTGCAAGGAAAGGGGCCATTTACCGTGTTCGCCCCGACGAATGAAGCGTTCGCAGCTCTTCCCAAGGGAACCGTCGACACACTCCTGAAGCCTGAGAACAAGGCACAGTTGACCAAGGTCCTGACCTGCCACGTCGTCGCAGCCAATGCCATGTCAACGGCGATCGAGAAGATGATCAAGGACGACAAGGGCACTCATGACGTCAAGACCGTCGGTGGCTGCGTTTTGAAGGCCAAGGAAAGCATGGGCAAGATTACGCTGACCGATGAAAACGGCAATGTCGCGCATGTCACGATCGCCGACGTGAAGCAGTCGAACGGCGTCATTCACGTCATCGACAAGGTGCTTCTGCCAAAGATGTAA